The following coding sequences lie in one Sorghum bicolor cultivar BTx623 chromosome 6, Sorghum_bicolor_NCBIv3, whole genome shotgun sequence genomic window:
- the LOC110436438 gene encoding replication protein A 32 kDa subunit B-like, giving the protein MKVTIKMIREASGVSRDQGRLVINGSQVYTVEICGMLTSVEQEERWTDYELYDGTGSIKARIWVGGYYTVNATCTVIDGDAMLNTLLAREVTDYNTLTVHMLSVIHEHLDLQSRRSAKIDGEQHATRARLEIDKEGVLMIMAQDEERFDENRYNEEGLTEEYIKCKMGLDSQSMRRVLDGLINDGLIYNTVDECHYKRAG; this is encoded by the exons ATGAAAGTTACTATAAAGATGATTAGGGAAGCCAGTGGAGTCTCGAGGGACCAAGGAAGGCTGGTGATCAACGGGAGCCAGGTGTACACG GTGGAGATATGCGGCATGCTGACATCAGTGGAACAAGAAGAAAGATGGACGGACTATGAGTTATACGATGGCACCGGCTCCATAAAAGCCCGTATTTG GGTTGGAGGGTACTACACAGTTAATGCAACCTGCACGGTGATAGATGGCGATGCGATGCTGAACACTTTATTAGCCAG GGAAGTGACCGACTACAACACGTTAACTGTACACATGTTGAGCGTCATACATGAGCATTTAGATCTTCAAAGCAGACGAAGTGCAAAGATTGATGGTGAACAGCATGCGACAAGAGCGCGCCTAGAGATCGACAAGGAAGGGGTTCTGATGATCATGGCTCAGGATGAGGAAAG GTTTGATGAAAACAGGTACAACGAAGAAGGGTTGACGGAAGAATACATAAAGTGCAAAATGGGTCTAGACAGCCAATCCATGAG GAGGGTGCTGGATGGTTTGATCAACGACGGACTGATTTACAACACCGTGGACGAGTGTCACTACAAGCGGGCTGGGTAG
- the LOC8070917 gene encoding uncharacterized protein LOC8070917 isoform X2, which translates to MARFFLRSRSDKDIRCNDLNAPHTADESPSYPIPNLGSVARTESRSPWELGCPYLIDRSMAADMYKRIVSVEDIDKPWIVHYCPKYIEVRTSAVKSQFLGKSELEMELFDAVLCRFKQFDDHLYVNEGPLRWRHYVECDFMVSLLAGSFDLADPTVSSLFYGPHISYDVTSCKILFFPALLQHRWVCFAWRMSDNTIVVYDPFYSSTCPTFTTAFYQRIANILKSAMTRVSRVILSGWPLPWNEARVEIFYHGQSQFKWPNRSGVLCLNFCRCFDGSQLRGTVDMSQVHDISALLLADLASLADNLGSAPSIFRQIEAVPPLAPLPLSNYVEG; encoded by the exons ATGGCTCGTTTTTTTCTACGTTCTAGATCCGATAAGGACATTAGGTGCAATGATCTCAATGCACCCCACACGGCTGATGAATCCCCTTCTTATCCGATCCCCAATTTAGGATCCGTGGCCCGCACCGAATCTCGTTCTCCATGGGAACTCGGCTGCCCATATCTCATTGATCGTTCGATGGCTGCTGATATGTACAAGAGGATCGTTTCGGTTGAAGATATTGATAA GCCCTGGATTGTTCATTATTGTCCAAAATATATTGAGGTACGGACTTCTGCTGTGAAGTCCCAGTTCCTTGGCAAATCTGAGTTGGAAATGGAGCTCTTTGATGCTGTACTCTGTAGGTTCAAGCAGTTTGATGACCACTTATATGTTAATGAAGGTCCCTTACGTTGGAGGCATTATGTTGAGTGTGATTTCATG GTATCCTTGCTTGCCGGTTCCTTCGACTTGGCTGATCCTACTGTGTCCTCACTTTTTTACGGACCACATATTTCCTATGATGTGACCTCATGCAAGATT TTGTTCTTCCCTGCCTTACTTCAGCATCGCTGGGTATGCTTTGCATGGCGCATGTCGGACAACACAATTGTTGTCTATGACCCCTTCTATTCTTCCACTTGTCCAACATTCACTACTGCCTTCTACCAGCGCATTGCCAACATACTCAAATCGGCAATGACGAGGGTCTCGCGTGTCATACTGAGTGGCTGGCCCCTCCCATGGAACGAGGCCCGTGTAGAAATTTTCTATCACGGCCAAAGTCAGTTCAAATG GCCAAATCGATCTGGTGTGCTTTGCCTAAACTTTTGCCGTTGTTTTGATGGCTCTCAGCTGCGTGGAACCGTTGACATG TCCCAGGTTCATGATATATCTGCACTGTTGCTTGCTGATTTGGCCTCACTTGCCGATAATCTTGGATCAGCCCCTTCAATATTTCGTCAGATCGAAGCTGTACCTCCTTTGGCGCCTCTCCCCTTATCCAACTATGTTGAAGGATAG